Proteins from a genomic interval of Crassostrea angulata isolate pt1a10 chromosome 7, ASM2561291v2, whole genome shotgun sequence:
- the LOC128192186 gene encoding male-specific lethal 3 homolog isoform X1, protein MSTRGVKFLFAMGEYVLCFEPDPTKARVLYEAKVLDTTTTKDISGAKIPAYHVHFQGWNNSWDRIVPETYVLKNTDENKQLMKKLADTTKKYRINSARNRRIDRILRKAFRGRPPLFEDDGDSPYEDNDYISSESDDEKTDDDQKKEDKESQENFEQIHNGSAQDSDNRSTNSSDDGGSSYSNKSEDRKRKVNVEIDLPPLLKEELEKDYLAVNKHNMLLNLPAQPNIVSILEEFVKSFCVNILFSNSAKSTAPSKEGSSFVPVERNIPLCKEMADGLRICFDYTLPLILLYASEKAQLDRLISTHKQKSQTSNSVVHSPTAKKSPVKRKHGLRASTNLSSNGNLSPKIPKLSPEIFKDKLEFEAAEQDELAPRRLTRQSVLDNAKKGADAKQASSESLPHSEENNREEQKADSVRKKETRRSRRYSSSHQSCSTAIVKTEPSDTGAEAQSPKDTEDAPPPLLIPSSISSQKPSDNGSQDSKGSSGASSESCKEDILDRILSWQLLPPEKIQANPTAPSLLYGAHHLLRLFVKLPDLITSMDMEDHKVKALLSLLHCFLDYLMERREEVFKESLYVQQSDE, encoded by the exons ATGTCGACTAGAGGTGTCAAATTCTTGTTCGCCATGGGGGAATACGTTCTATGTTTTGAACCAGATCCCACCAAAGCCCGTGTTTTGTACGAAGCCAAG gtTCTTGACACAACAACTACAAAAGATATATCTGGTGCCAAGATCCCAGCATACCATGTACATTTCCAGGGTTGGAACAACAG ttgGGACAGAATTGTACCAGaaacatatgttttaaaaaacacagACGAAAATAAAcagttgatgaaaaaattagcgGACACCACAAAGAAATA TCGAATAAACAGTGCACGAAATAGGAGAATTGACAGAATTCTAAGAAAAGCTTTCAGAGGGCGACCTCCCTTGTTTGAAGATGACGGCGACAGTCCATATGAAGACAATGATTACATTTCCTCAGAAAGTGATGATGAAAAAACTGATGACGATCAGAAGAAAGAGGATAAGGAAAGTCAAGAGAACTTTGAACAGATACACAATGGTTCAGCCCAGGATTCTGACAATAGG AGTACCAACAGTAGTGACGATGGTGGGAGTAGCTATAGTAACAAGTCTGAGGACAGAAAG AGAAAGGTTAATGTGGAAATAGATCTACCACCTCTACTGAAAGAAGAACTGGAAAAAGATTACTTGGCTGTAAACAAGCATAATATG ctaTTGAATCTACCAGCTCAGCCAAACATTGTGTCAATACTGGAGGAATTTGTGAAATCTTTTTGTGTAAACATCCTCTTCAGTAATTCAGCAAAAAGCACTGCACCGAGCAAAGAAGGATCCTCGTTTGTCCCTGTAGAGAGAAA tATTCCTTTGTGTAAGGAAATGGCTGATGGATTACGCATCTGCTTTGATTACACTCTGCCTTTGATCCTCCTGTATGCATCAGAGAAGGCCCAACTAGACAGGTTAATATCCACACACAAACAAAAGTCCCAAACCAGCAATAG TGTTGTCCACTCACCTACAGCCAAAAAGTCCCCTGTGAAACGCAAACATGGATTGAGAGCAAGTACAAATTTATCTTCCAATGGAAATCTTTCTCCAAAGATTCCCAAACTATCCCCCGAGATTTTTAAGGACAAGTTAGAGTTTGAAGCCGCAGAACAAGATGAGTTAGCCCCAAGGAGGCTCACCAGACAATCAGTGTTAGATAATGCTAAAAAAGGAGCAGATGCAAAGCAAGCATCTAGTGAAAGTTTACCTCATTCAGAGGAAAATAACAGAGAAGAACAAAAAGCAGACAGTGTCAGGAAGAAAGAAACTCGTAGAAGTCGCAGGTACAGCTCAAGTCACCAGTCGTGTTCAACAGCTATAGTTAAAACAGAACCTTCAGACACTGGGGCTGAGGCACAGTCCCCAAAGGACACAGAGGATGCACCGCCACCCCTCCTTATTCCGAGTTCAATATCTAGTCAGAAGCCATCTGATAATGGCAGTCAGGACAGCAAGGGAAGCAGTGGGGCTTCCTCGGAGTCCTGTAAGGAGGATATTCTGGACAGAATTCTGTCCTGGCAGCTCTTACCCCCAGAGAAAATACAGGCCAACCCGACCGCGCCGTCCCTGCTGTACGGGGCTCACCATCTCCTCAGACTGTTCG TCAAACTTCCTGACCTCATCACCAGTATGGATATGGAAGACCACAAAGTCAAAGCCCTCCTCTCCCTTTTACATTGTTTCCTAGA CTACCTTATGGAGAGAAGAGAGGAAGTTTTCAAGGAGTCCCTTTACGTTCAGCAAAGTGATGAATGA
- the LOC128192186 gene encoding male-specific lethal 3 homolog isoform X2, with product MSTRGVKFLFAMGEYVLCFEPDPTKARVLYEAKVLDTTTTKDISGAKIPAYHVHFQGWNNSWDRIVPETYVLKNTDENKQLMKKLADTTKKYRINSARNRRIDRILRKAFRGRPPLFEDDGDSPYEDNDYISSESDDEKTDDDQKKEDKESQENFEQIHNGSAQDSDNRRKVNVEIDLPPLLKEELEKDYLAVNKHNMLLNLPAQPNIVSILEEFVKSFCVNILFSNSAKSTAPSKEGSSFVPVERNIPLCKEMADGLRICFDYTLPLILLYASEKAQLDRLISTHKQKSQTSNSVVHSPTAKKSPVKRKHGLRASTNLSSNGNLSPKIPKLSPEIFKDKLEFEAAEQDELAPRRLTRQSVLDNAKKGADAKQASSESLPHSEENNREEQKADSVRKKETRRSRRYSSSHQSCSTAIVKTEPSDTGAEAQSPKDTEDAPPPLLIPSSISSQKPSDNGSQDSKGSSGASSESCKEDILDRILSWQLLPPEKIQANPTAPSLLYGAHHLLRLFVKLPDLITSMDMEDHKVKALLSLLHCFLDYLMERREEVFKESLYVQQSDE from the exons ATGTCGACTAGAGGTGTCAAATTCTTGTTCGCCATGGGGGAATACGTTCTATGTTTTGAACCAGATCCCACCAAAGCCCGTGTTTTGTACGAAGCCAAG gtTCTTGACACAACAACTACAAAAGATATATCTGGTGCCAAGATCCCAGCATACCATGTACATTTCCAGGGTTGGAACAACAG ttgGGACAGAATTGTACCAGaaacatatgttttaaaaaacacagACGAAAATAAAcagttgatgaaaaaattagcgGACACCACAAAGAAATA TCGAATAAACAGTGCACGAAATAGGAGAATTGACAGAATTCTAAGAAAAGCTTTCAGAGGGCGACCTCCCTTGTTTGAAGATGACGGCGACAGTCCATATGAAGACAATGATTACATTTCCTCAGAAAGTGATGATGAAAAAACTGATGACGATCAGAAGAAAGAGGATAAGGAAAGTCAAGAGAACTTTGAACAGATACACAATGGTTCAGCCCAGGATTCTGACAATAGG AGAAAGGTTAATGTGGAAATAGATCTACCACCTCTACTGAAAGAAGAACTGGAAAAAGATTACTTGGCTGTAAACAAGCATAATATG ctaTTGAATCTACCAGCTCAGCCAAACATTGTGTCAATACTGGAGGAATTTGTGAAATCTTTTTGTGTAAACATCCTCTTCAGTAATTCAGCAAAAAGCACTGCACCGAGCAAAGAAGGATCCTCGTTTGTCCCTGTAGAGAGAAA tATTCCTTTGTGTAAGGAAATGGCTGATGGATTACGCATCTGCTTTGATTACACTCTGCCTTTGATCCTCCTGTATGCATCAGAGAAGGCCCAACTAGACAGGTTAATATCCACACACAAACAAAAGTCCCAAACCAGCAATAG TGTTGTCCACTCACCTACAGCCAAAAAGTCCCCTGTGAAACGCAAACATGGATTGAGAGCAAGTACAAATTTATCTTCCAATGGAAATCTTTCTCCAAAGATTCCCAAACTATCCCCCGAGATTTTTAAGGACAAGTTAGAGTTTGAAGCCGCAGAACAAGATGAGTTAGCCCCAAGGAGGCTCACCAGACAATCAGTGTTAGATAATGCTAAAAAAGGAGCAGATGCAAAGCAAGCATCTAGTGAAAGTTTACCTCATTCAGAGGAAAATAACAGAGAAGAACAAAAAGCAGACAGTGTCAGGAAGAAAGAAACTCGTAGAAGTCGCAGGTACAGCTCAAGTCACCAGTCGTGTTCAACAGCTATAGTTAAAACAGAACCTTCAGACACTGGGGCTGAGGCACAGTCCCCAAAGGACACAGAGGATGCACCGCCACCCCTCCTTATTCCGAGTTCAATATCTAGTCAGAAGCCATCTGATAATGGCAGTCAGGACAGCAAGGGAAGCAGTGGGGCTTCCTCGGAGTCCTGTAAGGAGGATATTCTGGACAGAATTCTGTCCTGGCAGCTCTTACCCCCAGAGAAAATACAGGCCAACCCGACCGCGCCGTCCCTGCTGTACGGGGCTCACCATCTCCTCAGACTGTTCG TCAAACTTCCTGACCTCATCACCAGTATGGATATGGAAGACCACAAAGTCAAAGCCCTCCTCTCCCTTTTACATTGTTTCCTAGA CTACCTTATGGAGAGAAGAGAGGAAGTTTTCAAGGAGTCCCTTTACGTTCAGCAAAGTGATGAATGA